The Brassica oleracea var. oleracea cultivar TO1000 unplaced genomic scaffold, BOL UnpScaffold02700, whole genome shotgun sequence region ACCTCACTGTTGAGAATCCTCTGGAACTTTGGACAAAACTGAAATCCAAATATGATCACCAGAGGACGATGCTCTTACCAAAAGCCCTATATGATTGGAGGAACCTAAGGATCCAAGACTTTAAGTCTGTGGATGAGTATAACTCGGCTCTATTCAAGATAGTCTCAAAGTTGAAACTGTGTGGAGAGACTATCACTGATGCTGACATGTTAGAGAAGACATTCTCTAcattccacacaagcaatgtttTGCTTCAGCAACAATACCGAGAAAAGGGTTTCTCCACCTATGCAAATTTGATCTCTTGTTTGTTGCTGGCTAAGCAAAACAATGAGTTACTCGTGAGGAATAGTGAGATGAAGCCTCCTGGTGCTAAggcattacctgaggcacatgcggccATAGAGCCAAAAGATGAGTCTTCAAAGAAAGAGTCAAACCATGGCCGTATGAGAGGCCGTGGAAGATGGCAAGGTCGTAACCGTGGGTTTCAACCACGTGACCGTTGGTTTCAACCACGTGACCGTGGGTTTCGGCCGAGGTAATGGCCGAGGGTATCAACCTAGCCGTGGGTATAAGTCCGACTTCAAAACCCATGGCTCGACCAAATCTTCTTGCCATCGGTGTGGGATGACCAATCATTGGGCCAACCGATGCAAAActcccaatcatcttgttaaactctaccaagaaaaaaaaggaaagaaccCTGTGGCCCATTGGGTCCATCATGATGATGAGAATGATCTCGACCATGAGGATGTTCAAGCCCATGACAATGATGATCAGACTGAATTTGAGACTTCAGATATCCTTAAAGAGGCCAATTAAGATTTCGACATCATGTTGCTTTTGTCTTTGCATTTCCCTTTGGctttatgtttttgttctaCTACTTTGAAATAAAGTTCTATCtatgaaataaatttgattttatatatccAGTTAAACTTCCTAAGAACATTTAAACAAAGCCAAATAAAACATTCTTATACTTAAGAAATGTCTAAGATGATGATCCTTGTCTATTTTTCAGAAATGAAAGAAGACAAGAACATGCTAGTGGTGGATAGTGGATCAAGCCACACTatattaaaagacaaaagatattttgttaACCTCACCCTAAGAAGTGCCAATATCAATACTATAGCAGGCACAGCCAGTCTTATTGAAGGCAAAGTGGT contains the following coding sequences:
- the LOC106321719 gene encoding uncharacterized protein LOC106321719 — its product is MSKINNLEYAALNLSGDNYLQWALDTKIILKSKNLGACITDGNESSEKDRYSAILIIRHHLAESLKDQYLTVENPLELWTKLKSKYDHQRTMLLPKALYDWRNLRIQDFKSVDEYNSALFKIVSKLKLCGETITDADMLEKTFSTFHTSNVLLQQQYREKGFSTYANLISCLLLAKQNNELLVRNSEMKPPGAKALPEAHAAIEPKDESSKKESNHGRMRGRGRWQGRNRGFQPRDRWFQPRDRGFRPR